The sequence below is a genomic window from Mercenaria mercenaria strain notata chromosome 14, MADL_Memer_1, whole genome shotgun sequence.
AACATTCAAccataaacaactttttaaaacaaacaaacctaCTTTGGCTATCTGGCTACTGGCCACAAAGCTGCCACATCATTTTATGTAGACAGATGGCTGAACGGACGGTGTGAATTAGTACCACCTATGTAAATATGACTAAGAAAGATTTTCCATCATTTCTGTGTAGGCACCATTTTAAGCACTTTACTTGCATTTTTGGTAAACAAAAAGTCCTATACATAAGTCAgttgaaaaaaaagcttttttgtaAGACTGGTTTTTGTCATCAGGTTGCAAAAAATATTCCTACAaagtataaaaacaatattttgaaagGTGTAGAGCACCACAGAAACTGTTGTCAGAGAGACTGCTGTCAAGAACACTGCTGTCAAAGGCAACTTGTCACAGTTACAGAGTGAGACACTGTTTTCACAGACACTATTGTCATAAACACTGCAAAATAATGAAGTGGATCAACATTATCCATTGgttatttataatgtttttttctctcaataattatttttcaaaactgtcaTCTGCATTTTGTACCAAAGCTAGTGTATTAAACTTTAAAAGAGATTTAAAATGTCATCAAACTGAGAACTAGagcttttaacccttagcctgctggcggcaagtgattctgcctttgcgaccagtgcagtccaagatcagcctgcatgtccgtgcagtctgatcatggtctgcactgtttccaattcagtcagtatctttttagtaagcatcCTATTaaacagttaacggtactgtcaaaattgaaagatggaccagttcattatagaaattcagcatgATAAAGGTTTTAAATATGCCAATCCTATATTTGTGCTTTAACATCAAGTTCATAACATCATCAATATACATCAGTGCAGCAACATCTCCAGAGTTAAAGTTCAAGATTACAACACTGAACCATCAGTCTGCAGTGTTTTACTTTCAGTTTAGGGGAAATGGTGGCAGCTTCAAATGAAGTAAGGGATGTCACTAGAAAGTGAATGCTCTCCAAGTGGAGTGCCCTGATTCAATATAATACTTCCTGAAACTACACCAGCTGACACCAGTGATTAAAAATCAGCCTCATTCATACTTTCTTCCTAATCCTGAAAGCTGGTGTAAATTGGTGTGACATAACTTACGGTTATAAACTTAAAGAACACCAGTAATCTCATTAAGTTTTTATCGCAATACAAAACTTCATGTTCAGTTAAATGGATAAATCTTTCTGGGATAAAATTAGTCCTTTCCAAACTTAAtatttaaagcaaattataaaacttttcaaacaaaCCTTTGCAGTAAAGAAGTTTTTAGCCCCCTTTACTCCCTCTTTATCTACGTCAATCTCCGATACATTTCTGTACAACTCACACAGACCACTGTCCTCCTCCAACTCGCCTGCAGCAGCTTTACGGAATATcaacaaaaactgaaattaaaacagCAACATTTTTTATGTCTAGTCTAGCATACATCTCTCAATTTACTGATATCTTATTACATATGATAGCACTTAAAAAAGTTAGTAAATATAAGAGTGAAGCTAAAGTGCCCGAAACAAGAGTGCCCTTGTTTGTagctttgacctttgatataaaaATCTGACTCTTGTGCACATTACAACCTTCAcatcaaatttaacatttgtgtaaagtttcattggaatctcTTCAACTGTTTAAAAGTTAAGTGTTTTGCACTGACAAACAAGTAGCTTATTGATGTACAATGTGACTCAAATTAACATTTGATTTCAGGAATctgaaattataattataatttggTCATCCTGCTCTACAGGAAGCATTAATGGGAGTTATATTGCTTTCTTGTAACCAAATTATATGGGCGATCTCTCCATTCAGGagaacattaacctttagcctgctggcagcatgtgattctgcctttgtgatcaatgcagaccaagatcagcctgcacagccatggtctgcactgttcactactcagtcagtaaaatttcagtcaacacccctttgaataataagtggcactgcccaaattgaccttacgccagtgttgattgacaggttccaactgaccaatcagataacagaactgataagccttgttgttagccgccattttgtccgtcaaacttagtgccggactcgccagtcaaagaatataaataccaccgaaaaatcgtccaaaatggtaaaaaggtgacgttacgacacctttacaacagacacagggaagagagtgtaatactagagcgtttcccttttccaaatccactctcagacctcgaatattgtcaacgatgtatcaggctctgtggacgtcctcaagaatagttgatcttaaaaatcttataagaatgtttaaaagcaaagcaattcgacttagcactcattgtgttataacgttttaattatttcatttaaatcagtgtaaaattctatgaaaattaactttcttatttaacaaaagtgcctagtattctttattcaatagtaaaagtattccatcagttaccagagtaactggtatgtactgataaaacacaaatatttgatgttctatattatttgaatggtaacgtgtaaataGTATGCCTTAATGTACCtgaaacatgatttatgcatttttaaggtttacatcaatctcccactggtgtatgttaagtcatacctgggtgataatacaacaaataataaacatgataaaaaactatgattaatataagattatttttaatgagtctaatcaaTAATTTCccaggcgctcaaagttttgacttagcactcggcgtgtgctttcgttctaaatttcattttaatagacagcgtaaacttcgtctaaaattccagaaaaaatagcatatttcgtataaggaagatatgttcttaaacaaaaaattgtgcattcattctgtatactttataaagaactttggtaggctcaaacattgttttaagctgcgatgcgccggtatagtcttgaaatatgagtatggactatatcatcgccttggactatatcttatttatttatcatttacacgttttaattctaataagagaactttctttacttatacttaaaacacatcatgtccaagtattagacattaaatgctatgtatctgaataatgttgaacaatgatatgagcatcttaaatgagttccggtatttcgaaatccgacgtttcttaaatgacacaagtgacactttttacatgtaaattgccttatttaatttatctaattattttgaaataggattcagaatccacagtctgatttcaaccttaattaataaaaatcaatgttctagtctgcttaatatagtcataccctacatgatttccgggagatcgaaatttgacgtttctataatgaaaaagaaacggacaattaaaaaaaacacaaaatcagctataatggtttcagagatttccgtcttttttacgtgttttccgctcggccccctgccttgtttagttttcctcatactcgggtgcagttcccggcttttaacaacaatctatcgttgttttttgtagaatttatgtttcgctacagaacatccacttattaacgattgtgttttgtcttttcactttagaaatacgtgtgaattgagcgtacgccgaaatcaactagaatgtccggcaaaatatttctgccgtcgccatttgattcctttgtttgtcgggcctagcatgaattgttccccctgaaaactggtaggcgtggctacaggctgtctggcgtaaggtcaactgaatgatggaccagtccattttaaaaatttagcagggtaaaggttaaaaaagtAGACGCAGCTGCATTGTGTGAGTTTTGGCAatacctactgacttcaaaagcAAATTAATTTGTTATCTGTAAACTGTGGGGACATTCTTATTTCTTAACCCAAAATTTACATTATCTGTCAAAGGGCACAACTGAccaattagactagccactagactgataataactatatttctatatttatcccttttttataaattcaatttcgtagagtcaaaagccagtctattttagagattttcacacagggctgatgttgaaattatcagtctagtacaatccaAAATGCTCTCAGAGGGATGAttggcacctatggctattagattagataatttggtacatcatgctagtggtcaagtgttgtgctgctgatcataaatctgtttacctaactgatttttaatggtgatagttgaagaaccattctcatctagaataaaccattttgctacttttgaaatcttgatggTTTATCTTGCAgatatatttattaacaataatatgtttatcttatttaaaggattattctaatcattaaaattctgaaactgaagaatggattttaaaagtttcttactGCATGTCATTGTCAAAagcacattttaaaagatatgttgagttcaagtttattcaaacgaAAAAGAAACTGCTCTGTATAATATGTGGCAAAAAAGAAGATTATGATCGCTAccatataaaacttttcaaaggtGTTAATAAAACCGAGACTTGTTGTCCCATTGGAAAGCCAGTAGATATAGACAAAATTTTGAGAAAActgtaccaaaattaaaagaaatacaagtgtcagcataaaatgatttctattcagtgaccaagcaccctactgcagtcactgcagcaccaaacaaaaaagacgttttattttcttaacaaagattgaTATATAACAAAACTATAGAAGGTCAATGCATATATGAAAGGCTGGTGCACCATTCTTACTGCCAGATATCTAATGCTAATcgttaaatacaattttcttactctcataataaatgcgaaaatttcaaatatttaatgtttataatgctgaaagataatgctaattgtccattgattttatgaaataaagatctgcaTCATGTTTTATGAGTCTGATTTGAAGCATGTTCTACCATGTCATGCCAGCATCGGACAATGCATGATAGCATTCAGCTTTGTATGGAGGGCCGGTTcgtcatgctaattgccaaatgtcaattttaatgctaaataccAATAACTTCAtgctaaatacatattatttaatgctaaatgccatttttattaaattatatgtcattttgcaattagcatggcgcaccgtccttccacagtattgttttgccatcgcatttgacaattatgactcaatgtttaagatttagcatttggcattaaatattttgcatttggcatgtggcattttttcaaatgaaagggcggagttataatgttaactcctaatgttatatattttatgcgaaatatcaaatgcttacttgtatttagagtattaaacatttttaacgttaaaatgaAGTAGTTGCTAAATTGAACAAGCTTCCATGAATAAAACTGTACTATTATAAACTAAATAGCAAATAAAGTGGTCTAATAAGATGTGATAACCAgcgcttaaaatttcaaataatgttacTTTATAGTATACATAAGATTTTCAACCATCTCCAGTCCTCTCTACACTACGCGATTAATTGGAGAAATGCATGTACCTTATAAGAGATATATAACTAATTGTTAATATGTAGAGTTAGCTTTTCAAAACCAAAACACTTTGAAACCACATGtctctatttaacattatatttttcacaaatcaattaatattttttttgaaacatttggCTCTGCTAATCTTTACTAAAGATTATACAAGTATGGGATTTTCTTGATTTGTATAGTAGTAGTTAACTAACTGGAGTTAACTTAAGAATATTATATAAGTTTGCAACATGCGAAACTTGCACAAATAAGAAACACAAGAATTACAAGCTTAAATGTATATCTAACTTTGAGACGTTTCTATctgcagaaataccaattttgatgtaaaaaaatgtgctttcatgtatttaaatatagatttttaaagctaaaaattcCTCAGAAAAGGCAGAGACCTTCTATTACTAATAGAATACaggataacaagaaatgaaagcattctgtccGAATATTCTCAGAGCAAGATTGCAGATTTATGTGCCTGTACTTGTGTTTCACTGTCCTTCAATATGCATTATTCAGTCCCTGAACCTGGATATTCATTCATGCACCAAGATGTGATACCACTATATTATATGTGCATTCCGTCTATTAATGTTCAAGGTTTTAACAAAAATATCGCAAAAGCTAACTTTTTCCGCTACCAGTTCAGGGAAAAAACACATCTGTTCTACTCCTTTATTGTTCAATTACAGTTTAATTCCTTATAAGTTATGTCCATTCTATGACAAGCCATAggaatatgtatttttcagattttccaatctAACTGCAAGTACCAATGCAgagaaatgaaaattcatttctgataaaatttcaactcAGCTGACCCCTGCAGCTACCAGATGGTCTCAATGAATTGCATAAACATGTGGCAGTAAACCACTGATCTCTATCAGTtaggctgtggtcagttcttgacattgattgataacaaacctaaaaagaggtttgtgaattttcggattgtactagactatgatattggacataggatatagactggctcagttcactacattcaatcataaaaatgtaaaaagatatatcatagtctaggagctagtctactgaCCAATAAAACAGAAGGATTTATTTCCTTACATGAAAACTACTCAATACTGTACTCAAACAATTTTGTTCAGATCAGGAAAACTTCCTCATTTGTTTGTCAATATATTTATGCATTTAAGTTAAAATCTACGGTACATTGATGAAAAATAGTTGGAATTTTTACAGATGTAAACATGAACATAAAACACACTTGACTTAGTTGGATCtagttcaagaattaaaaagaAGTATCTCCCAATAAACCCACATGCACTATGCCTGAAATTACTGATGCGAGGACAAAATATTACCTCCCGAAAGCTGATTTTTCCATCGTGATCCTCGTCAACTTCTTTGATCATTCCTTTAAGTGACAGGTGAGTTTGTGGAGCCTTCAACTGCTCCATCATGTACTTCAGCTCTTCAAAGTCAATAAATTTATCACCACTTGTATCATACCTGAAAATGATTTGCAGATCATAATGCTActttttaaatactgtaaaaacagaaatttttgaGAGGAttacattttcactatattcgtgaggccctacatctcgtgaaaattaatcctcgcgtaaatattcaccattagtatttatataaataattaatatttaagtaggataccatttttacaattttgcaagtattaaacctcgcaaacagtactcaaaatttcaagttcacgaaattttgacccagccaaaatatgtgcttttacagtaagtaTGAAATAGACTGCATCCTGTTAAAACATTTCGCAGCATTCAAAGAAAGTTACCCTGGCTGATCTATGAAACTAATTGGTTCATATTTATTCTTTTGAAAAGTGGACAGAGTGGTCAAATGGTAACACCGAGTCTGTCCGACTACACCTTGCACTCTAAAGACCCTGGGGTACTTCTGGAACTGGAGTGTCTTCTGTATATTACACTATCTGCCAACTAAAACTATAAACTTAACAGTCTTGTAAAGGAGTCCTCCATATAGATTACCAGTGGtaactaaaaataaacatttattctaTTGCTTACAAGTGTGATGTGACTTTTTATGTCGCTGTCACCAAAATGTTTCTTTATCAATGAACAAGATCTTATTTGGTGGTCACAACTGAcataaactgaatatttttaatcaGAAATTGGCATCTTTGGAcagaaattgtatttaaaatcaatataatcaaagaagtataaaatacacagaatggcaacaggagataatcttgCGTATGCTCGTGTCACCGCATTATCTTATTGAAGCATTTTCTGACTTGATCACTCATGATCAtatcaacagacgcttattaaagtattacactggcgatacGGCTGGCATGCAGTAAACCGAATCTGGTCCAATTTTTGAACGACAACTGTTATTTTCTCAGATGAAATTCAATTATAAATTCATTTCTTCCCCGTATAGataatactaataacattaaaaaaaaaaacaccattatcataaatataaacaaatgatcTGATAGTAAGTGTTTAACgaaacaaatttttatccttctgcttaTCCGgttaaacgagatctcattcaatTCCaatgtgatgttggcgagatttacTCTATAAGCCTatctcctggattttcaactgaaatctcctggaaaattgtctacggaacttgacatgtatgcaATGAACAAATACAATTtgaaacaagagcgccgccaagcggggcaatatacacccgaaggcttacatcataggattggagcaaaattttaagaacttgactgttgtagccccaaagaactggaacaacaaaaggaaaacttcaaaaaacaaatctaagtccacaaaaaaaaaaatcaaagtctacaaaaaaatccttatcaggtataggtatgtaaaaatacaccttaaaattggaggtaccatccatgttgtaccacagaaaagtggtctcggtttttccctacggccaataataaaaaagtttctaaataagctatttatagtaacataaaagggaagtaattcaaaaaaaaaaattattgtaattacaaaaaagagatctgccaaataaaaacaagaccactgcaatgcagagcaatatacacaaagcaaagtcatatatgacctttgacccttaagtgtggccttgaccttgaagcgagtcatccggaacatgcgctctgcacgtcgtcttggtgtggtgaacatttgtgtcaagtttatttgaaatccttcaaggggttcaagagatacagagtggacacgaaacaaactattatgacctttgactcctaagtgtgaccttgaccttgaagtgagacatccaaaacatgcagtctgcacatcgtctcggtgtggtgaacatttgtgtaaagtttccttgaaatccttcaaggggttcaagagttacagagcggacacgaaattgctaacggacagacggacaccagcgtcataacatagtacgtcccttcgggcgtataaaaagaccTCCTggagttaaaaaaaaacagaaatctgTCATCCACCCATGCATCCCATAATATCCATAGAGTATCATCTGCtcatatttcacaaatttaaagCTATTTGCATCACCCTAATGTACTCTCCACTGAGTCATGAGAAAAAAATGAGACTTTGCGATAACCTTTAGACTCTTTTCTATGTCTGTTTTAATTATTTGATCTTGAATTTGAAAACTGCCACATATGCAAAGCAGGACACCCAAAATGGGACAACAATTTAACAACTTAAATAACTTTTTGATACAAGTACATcttactttttaaaagttttttggaaATCTTGTATTTGTTTACGCGAAAACTCCTTGAATTCTGTGTAAGGGTTGAACACAGTACTTTGTGGGGAAAGACTTCCTTCTTCAACTCCTTCATTAATGTTGCATCTCCTTTCTAACTTTTTTGATAGTTCATCTGTTGCCATATTTGGTAGCTCTCTAACTTCGCTAAAACGTCGCTGTAATAGAAATAGAATATGAAAttaactatctatctatctatctatcttccatatagtcaaacccctgctggggacctagactttgcgcgtcaactagcaagaatgttaaaatgagtaaaaaagtagtagtaaaaagaaagaaggaaaatggttaaaaacaggttaaaaatagggcaggtgtatttaaggtaagatgtgctcaatctggcttacagcctgactgaacactggcccatacgagttgacaacatctgagggcaaggcattccaatgatatactgttcttgggaagaatgaaaatttatgatagttggatgagggtgaaacttgaacgaatgcctgggaatgagtggttctggttctggaagatctagtgttgggtgttaggtagtccggtagtgggatggcgacctggttatgcaagatgttataaaacataaccaggcgctggtcaatgcgacggagtgcaaggcgtcgccaatagcacactcccgtatgtaaggatctgtgacgtcaccgataaggtctgctatctaaaaatagcacaggactcaatttgcggacaaacaatcagtgattcattgtacaatagcataagtaaaccatagattttgcattttattcGTTATTTTTGATCAGGTTTCTAGCCTACACAtcgcaaacaaatgatttttccactttcaatttcaataaactagccgagaaactatttttttatatCCATGTTAAAAATATCATACCACTTTTTCTTCAATGTATGAAAGGACGATGTTAATGAATGGATGATGTTATTAtgttattctgttcattttgtgacacttTCAGTtctaaaaaagaatatttagaaaaaaataaaacaactcgaGAAAAAATGTATTGGTGCCAAATGGAAAgcgttaatatttaaaacaaaaatgtatttacagaacagaaaaaatcaaAGTTGTTCTTCTTGGTTACCGTCATacattaaaagtatatttttgtaaaacaaaatcttccataagtgtttataaatttaaaagatcCACTTGggaatgtaaaaagaaatcttatgatcgcataatttaaatttattgaaatttcgaaatatgataacaacatgtatattttaaagtaaactgtcatacacaTTGTTATTTTCTGCCACATATCTAGTTAttcattgaaacaattaacacctctgtgatatacatatgttgtgttttattacaaatgacctcttagtgtgacatgtagatatcTGACTTTTGGtagtaatatttagatgttatataataaaacatgttgcTTATCTAATGCAACCCCATTATTTTTTACCAAACCatgcatatatgtattttaataaggaaatgtttgatggACACTGACCACAGCTGACATCCGGGATCCTCATCAAGTTTGtgtcttgtgttgtgtgaatcagttgtttaaaaatgaaatacatgtagttattgtagttatgattttaattgtactgatacattctttgaacgtcatgaatcaaaatgatttagcattaaaagtTTTAACCACACGTGCCCTATGGTGTGTTTCAttcgaaaatattgtatttttttattaagactgtagaccgttcttctgatgcaaaattttaatagtattatTGCAGAATATATATTGAGTAATTTGCATGCAACGTGCTTTTAAACAGTGCTCCTTTTGTTTGCTTAGTCGGCCCGTTTCGAATtgctttgttaaaattatttgtctgtatatttggtatttttcttacatttccaatatatttctttaattagttatttttttctcttttatttattctgttaacacgtgcgaca
It includes:
- the LOC123527693 gene encoding EF-hand domain-containing protein D2-like produces the protein MATDELSKKLERRCNINEGVEEGSLSPQSTVFNPYTEFKEFSRKQIQDFQKTFKKYDTSGDKFIDFEELKYMMEQLKAPQTHLSLKGMIKEVDEDHDGKISFREFLLIFRKAAAGELEEDSGLCELYRNVSEIDVDKEGVKGAKNFFTAKIEAQTAGKKFEEEIKEEQEQRKKEAAEAKVRKAEFKNKANFFKEQAEAQKS